tttctctctatatatttccAGTCAACTTTCTGTgttttattgaacattttttctattttcagattcttttccatgaccAGTGATGAAAATAAAGGCATCATCATTCTGGAAAATCAAGAGCAAACCTACAGTGATTTGGAGAAATACAGAGTTTAAGAAGCTTccgtgaggaaagaaagagaggagttcagtgttttagattccaaatatttaACTCTTTTAAATAGATGAAACATTCTAATCAACGTGTCCTTACCTGTAGTCGTTTGGTGGCTTGTCCAAGAGACCTTTCCACGGCTTTAATACCATTTTCCAGCCTCAGACTCTGCTGGCCTTGAATGTCAATCTCCCCTCTGACCTTACCGATCTTTCCTTTAACCTCTTCTTCATTGACCTGTGCCTCTTGAACTTCCCGTTGCAATTTTTCTGCTTCAAGACCACTTTCCATAGTCTGGATTTGACCCAAATAGTCTTTTAATTTGCTCTCACATTCtgttattttctgtcttatttcttgAAGTTGATCTTTCagctgtttttcattttcctgttcAATCTGTAATTCATTTTCCCAGaattcctcctcttcaatttcaACATCGTTTCTTTTGATCTTCTGCTCCAGGCGGACAATTTCTTCTTCGAGGTTAGAATTATATTTTTGCTCCCAAAATcgtatttctatttcatttgattCTAGCTCTTTCTCAATGGATTGGAGCTTCTCGGTCTGCAAACGGATCAGCTTCTTTAACTCATCTGCTGTTGTTTTGCAGTTATTCAGCACCTTTTGTTTAAGttcagtttctttaccttttccaAAAATGTCCATTAACCCTTTGGCACCTCCTGTAAATGTTAACGATTTCCTTTTAGGCTCTCTCCTTTTGATTGCTTTGTCAATCTGAGGCCTCAGTTTAGCCAAGGGGGGCAAACTCTGCCTGCATAAAGTTCTTTCAGGAACTCGAGCCACACCATCCGACGTGGGCCGCTCACTGAGAGACGGCCCCGTTCGACGTAAAATCAGCTGTACATCACTAGCGTACTGCCCCCATTTGTTTAAGGATATGATAGGATTTTCATGAGGTGCTAAGTGTCTTTCAGTATCTCTCCATTTTTCTATAAGAGTGTACCTTCCAGTTCGACCTAgataaaaaaagataagaataaaTTGTCAAAAAGGGATACACAACAGCTGAAATAATGCCTCCAGACATAGGACACGATTTGATAACTGTGCCTTTTTAATTAGCATCAAAGTCCAGCCCGTGATGTCTTTAAAACTTCCACTTGAGGACACTGAACTCCTTAAGATACGTAACACACAAAACTATGGGATGTGAACTGCATACACTCTTCAGACTCGCTTAGAAACTCAGCTTTACACTTTAAACCTCAATGGGAATCTTAATCTACCCTCTTGTCAAATGCTTGACCGCCTAGACCTTGTTTGCGGCAAGACCTCCAGCTGAAACTAAGGAGGGCACTAGAGTGTCCTGCTGGAAGCCAGGAGGGCCTGGTCCCAGGAACCAGGCAGGACTTCAGAACTTGAGCAAACTTCCACTTGAGGAATCCCTCTGATTTCTCTGCACATCAGGACTTGGGAAGGTTGGAGCCCCCGGCTCTCCTCCTGAAAGGAGACATGGAGCCAGTGGAGGACCTGCTACCCAGCTACAGGTGCTGGGTAGGCCTTTCCTTGCCCATACCGTCCTGCATACCTGTGGCAAATAAAAAATCACCTCAGTGAAAACAACCCTCAAAATAGTCTCATATAAAGAGTGGGGTCTGAAGAGAAGTCTTGTTCAGTTTTGATAATAGCTTCAAAGAGTCTTTTAAAAAACgttaaaaaggcaaaaatgatattattaaaaaacaaaagtagaataaaattacatttatgttaaaaatatactGAATCTAACAGTAATTATGGAAGATAAAGATTCAGAAGACAACATAATGTCATTAGCTTGAATACACTtcctaaatatttccatttaaggTGTGTGGGTcagatggaaaatattaattttaagagtGTCCATTAGacatctgaaactaatgtaaggttatatatcaattacatctcaatttttaaaaagtgtccatTAGTAGTTAAtattattacaaagaaaaaaaactcacctTGCCATCTAGCAATTATCATATTGGCATATACAGCTACTGATTTGACTTCCctgccttcttttttatttcatgagCTTCTGAACCAATAGTAGTATTTCCTCAATCACTGGGCCAATAAGTGGAAATCTGGATATGTACTATGAACACCCACATGTGCTATTCAAAAGCAGCAGATGAAGAGTGGTACTGCTCTAAGCATATGTGTATGTTCGTCTTTAAGGAAACCTGAATCTTGGGTGCGGCTGAAAAGTTGAAGCTTTGAAGGCAAACAGACTAGAGTTTTAAGCTCGGGTAAATTACTTGCTGGATAAGTAGCCTAACTTCACTTCtaaagtggggagaggggcagtaCCTCATAGGTTCTGAGAGTCAGAATCAGGGCTAATAAGCACCTGCCATACTGCCTGGCCCGTAGCAGGTTTTCAATACATGGCAGCCATCATTAATTGAACACACTGTTTTTCACATGACAAAAGGGCTGACCAGAGACCTCCTTTAAATAGTGACATGACGCGACAACAATCTGACTAAAAGAATTCTTAATCAACTTGCAGCAACTCCTAGCTATGTAAAGCTGGACAgagtggaaagaaagaatatgGGCTCTCTGGAGTCAGAAGGCCTGTTTTCAGATCTGGCTCTGCCATGTATTTACGTGATTTGCACAAATTATTAAATTTCCTTCAGctctggtttcttcatctgtagagtgAGACTTGTATTTTCTTACCTGACAATATTGTAAGAGTTAAgtgagatataaaatataaacatgtttTATAACATTGAAAAGTGCTATACAAGTATTAGTTGTTGCTATTATCAAAATACCTGGGCAAACAAGGGGAATGCAAAGCCTTATTAGCACACTGGATTTGGCTTCttggaataaaaaaatgtttctaaagatTTTCAAGTCAAAAATTACTGTAATTATACCAAGAAAAACCACCCAACAAATCTTCACGGTTAAACTCGTTCCAGATGTACACACTGCTTCAAAGATCACAGCACTTTGGGTTCCTGGCTCTGCTGTCTATCAACTACTTTTAGATCTCACTCCTGCTATCTGGACCCTGGGTCCTCATCAGTAAATATGAAGGGTTGGACTAGACCAGTAGAACCCTCTCTAATCCTACCAGGCCATGAagcatctttaaaaagaaaactgaatcatTACATTATATGAGtgaaatcaaaaattttaaggaCTCTAATTTAGTCATAATTAAATATAAAGCTTATTTTTCCAATGCTTAATGGTAGTACTGCTACTCTATGAGAATGTCTTGGTAGATTATTTAGGATTGCTTTTATTGCTAGCGTTTCCTTTTTGTTAAATAATGCATATTTAGTGCAATTAGGCAAAAAAATCCATCCAGCTATataaaaaagcttttttaaaaagtaaatgaattaatactttGATTTTATTACAGAAATTGGGTTTTAGATAGTTTATGTAAGAGTTAAATTCCACAATCATTGGAATTTGAATGCGTATACTTGGCAAGGCCCTACAGAACATGAATACTTCATTTAGACAGATTCCAATTCCTCCTGCAAAACTCCTTTTATTGCAGTTTATTAAGTGGATACACTTAGTTCTACCTTGCATACTATCTTGATGTAGCCCTAAGactaataaaaaggaa
This genomic stretch from Phocoena phocoena chromosome 11, mPhoPho1.1, whole genome shotgun sequence harbors:
- the RASSF8 gene encoding ras association domain-containing protein 8 — protein: MELKVWVDGVQRIVCGVTEVTTCQEVVIALAQAIGRTGRYTLIEKWRDTERHLAPHENPIISLNKWGQYASDVQLILRRTGPSLSERPTSDGVARVPERTLCRQSLPPLAKLRPQIDKAIKRREPKRKSLTFTGGAKGLMDIFGKGKETELKQKVLNNCKTTADELKKLIRLQTEKLQSIEKELESNEIEIRFWEQKYNSNLEEEIVRLEQKIKRNDVEIEEEEFWENELQIEQENEKQLKDQLQEIRQKITECESKLKDYLGQIQTMESGLEAEKLQREVQEAQVNEEEVKGKIGKVRGEIDIQGQQSLRLENGIKAVERSLGQATKRLQDKEQELEQLTKELRQVNLQQFIQQTGTKVTVLPAEPIEVEASHADLEREAPFQSGSLKRPGSSRQLPSNLRILQNPISSGFNPEGIYV